The DNA sequence GTTGGACAGCCAGTCGAAGTGCGTGTGCTGGCGCTTCCTGATCGCGTTTTCAAGGCTAAATTATCTTGGGTTGCCCCGGCGATGGATGTGAATACCCACCGTTTGGCAGTACGCGCCATTGTTGATAATAAAGATGGCGCTTTGAAACCGATGATGTTTGCCAATTTTAGTATCGTGACCAGCACACCAGTCAAAGCCGTTGGTGTGCCACAAAGTGCTGTGGTGTACGAAGGGAATGAAGCACATGTATTCGTTGCAAATAGTGATGGTACGCTAGCGATACGGCCTGTCCATATTGGACGTGCGAGCGGTGATTTTCTGGAAATTACGTCGGGACTTGCTGATGGTGAAAAAATTGTCACTCATGGGACTTTGTTCATAGATCGTGCAACGAGTGGGAGCGAATAATGGATAAAGTCGTCGCATTCGCGCTTAAGCAGCGCGTTGCCGTCATGCTTATGATGGCAACCCTTTTCATTGCTGGTGTAGTCAGTTTTATTAAGCTCAATATTGAAGCTTACCCAGACCCAGTTCCACCTCTGGTTGATATTGTTACCCAGAGCACAGGACAGTCTGCTGAAGAAATTGAACGTTATATTACCATCCCGCTTGAAATACAACTGGCGGGCATTCCGCATGTCACAACGGTGCGGACTATCTCGCTATTCGGCTTGTCTGACGTTAAGGTGCAGTTTACTTATGACATCAGTTATAAAGACGCTGAACAGCAGGTAATTAACCGTTTATCACAATTACCACCCTTGCCGAATGGGGCGATGCCAGGCATTTCTCCAGAGAGTCCGATAGGCGAAATTTTGCGTTATCGCGTCTATGGGCCGCCAGGCTATTCAGTTCAGGATTTGAAGACGATAGAAGACTGGATGTTAGAGCGGCGTTTCAAAGCTGTGCCAGGTGTGATTGATGTTAATGGTTGGGGTGGTAAAACCAAGGATTATGAAGTTAGCATTGATCAGTCAAAACTGATCCATTATGGACTCACTGTTCCACAGGTTTTACAGGTGCTCAATAACAGCAACCTTAACGTGGGCGGTCAAACAGTGAATTTTGGTGCGCAGGCGGCGGTGGTGCGTGGTATTGGTCTGATTCATTCAATAGATGATATTCGTAATACCATGATTACCGTGAGCAATGGCACACCAGTTCTGATGCATGACATTGCGACTATCAGTGTGAGCAACCTGCCGCGCTTGGGAATTGCTGGTAATGATGCGGATAACGACATCGTGCAAGGCATCGTGCTTATGCGGCGCGGAGAACAAAGCACCCCAACTATCCAGCGTGTAGAGGCCGAGCTTAAAAATATCAATGAATCTGGCGTGTTACCGCCTGGCGTTCATATTGAACGTATCTATGACCGCAGCGAGTTGATAAGTGTTACCACACACACGGTAATTGAAAACTTGCTGTTCGGTATAGTACTGATTTTTGTTGTGCAGTGGGTGTTTTTGGGTAACTTACGCAGTGCCATTATCGTAAGCGCTACGATTCCGTTCGCGATGTTCTTTGCGATTATCATTATGGTGTTGCGTGGCGAATCAGCCAATTTACTATCAGTAGGCGCGATCGATTTTGGTTTGATTGTGGATGCTACGGTGATTATGGTAGAAAACATCTTTCGGCACCTTGCCGAAAGTCGAGAGAAATCACACGCAGAGATGCCACGTTTTATGTTGCACATTCGTCCAGATAGTACGTTGCACGGAAAACTGGCGCATATTGCCTTCGCTGCAACGGAAGTGAATCGCTCCATTTTCTTTTCCGCAGCTATTATTATTGCTGGGTTCATTCCACTGTTCACCTTGAGCGGCGTGGAAGGTCATATCTTTGGCCCGATGGCATCCACTTATGCTTATGCCATCATTGGCGGACTGGTCGCGACTTTCACCATTGCGCCAGCCTTGAGTTCCCTATTATTGCCAGCGCATGTTACGGAAACAGAAACGATAGTCGTGGGATGGATGCGACGGGTTTATACGCCAGTAATAGGGTTTGCGCTTGCAAATCGCATCTTGACGCTTTTTTGTGCAGGTATCTTGGTGGTGATGGCGGGGTTTGCGGTGCATTCATTGGGAATGGAGTTTTTACCTAAACTTGAA is a window from the Sulfuriferula nivalis genome containing:
- a CDS encoding efflux RND transporter permease subunit, giving the protein MDKVVAFALKQRVAVMLMMATLFIAGVVSFIKLNIEAYPDPVPPLVDIVTQSTGQSAEEIERYITIPLEIQLAGIPHVTTVRTISLFGLSDVKVQFTYDISYKDAEQQVINRLSQLPPLPNGAMPGISPESPIGEILRYRVYGPPGYSVQDLKTIEDWMLERRFKAVPGVIDVNGWGGKTKDYEVSIDQSKLIHYGLTVPQVLQVLNNSNLNVGGQTVNFGAQAAVVRGIGLIHSIDDIRNTMITVSNGTPVLMHDIATISVSNLPRLGIAGNDADNDIVQGIVLMRRGEQSTPTIQRVEAELKNINESGVLPPGVHIERIYDRSELISVTTHTVIENLLFGIVLIFVVQWVFLGNLRSAIIVSATIPFAMFFAIIIMVLRGESANLLSVGAIDFGLIVDATVIMVENIFRHLAESREKSHAEMPRFMLHIRPDSTLHGKLAHIAFAATEVNRSIFFSAAIIIAGFIPLFTLSGVEGHIFGPMASTYAYAIIGGLVATFTIAPALSSLLLPAHVTETETIVVGWMRRVYTPVIGFALANRILTLFCAGILVVMAGFAVHSLGMEFLPKLEEGNMWIRASMPDSISLEESNAYVNRMRTLIKAYPEVKTVISQNGRPDDGTDATGFFNAEFFVPLIPFDTWPKGVDKEKLTDEISAKMQAEFPGVEFNFSQYIEDNVEEASSGVKGQNSVKLYGNDLATLEKTANQIQKVMATVPGITDLSIFRALGQPTVKIDIDRARAARYGLAPGDINATVQAAIGGQAAGNLYEDGSDRNFPIIVRLAQHDRQNLDAIKRITIGAPNPSGNGVVQIPLTDVANVELVSGASFIYREGQERYIPIKFSVRGRDLGGAVMEAQQKVAAQVKIPGGYRMEWVGEFGQMNEAMARLKIVVPLSLGFILLLLFFNFNSITDTLLAASVMPMALIGGIFALYLTGTAFSVSAAIGFIGLFGISVMEGIIVLTYYNQLIETGVDRKQAIIQSCQTRLRPVMMTCNAACVGLLPAAFATGIGSQVQKPLALVVVGGILLAPVLVLIVLPLLIDLFSNRKSPLKIEDTVTTVGV